Genomic DNA from Mus musculus strain C57BL/6J chromosome 11, GRCm38.p6 C57BL/6J:
CCAGCTTCTCTCTGCACTTTGCCTCCATAAGGTCTTTTGTCACAGCAATTAGACATGTGACTAATGCAGACCTTGTTTGCAAATGAAAAGTTAAAATCTGAACGATCGATAGTAGAGCTCCTGCTTAGCCTGGCTCTAGATTGCATCCTCCACCGGGAGGGGGGGTATATGTCACTTAACCTGGGAAGTGGGGCGTTTTTGTTCCTTAAAGACAgtggcctttgatcccagcacttgggaggcagaggcaggcagagctctctgagcttttgaggccagcctggtctacagagtgagttccagggcagccagagctacacaaagaaaccctgtctctgaaaaacaaacaaaaaggacagTGGTGTTTACACAGCTGTGTTCTAAGAGTTCTTGGCCCAAATGACCAAACAGTCCTTAGGTGGCTTTCCCTGGAACTCTTGTTGGGAACAGAAAGCAGAGATTTCTCAAGATAAGGCAAGAATCCAGGGGAGAGAGCAGGCTGGTAGGGATACTCAGCTGCTTCGAGCCAGAGTTAACCCTGGGGAGGCAGATCCATCTCCATGGTTGGCCAGGGGCCAGCAAGGAGCAGCAACTAAGTTTCGCCTATTCTCGCGCTTGTCAAATCTCAAGGGACAAGTGTCTACCTTCTCAGAGTTATTAATGGCGAGATGTTATCAAGGTTATTTGATACAATTAATCTTCCTGGCGCTCTCACTGCATACCAAGCTTTAAACCTACACAAAACATGCCCAGCGGTGAGCTTAGGCTCCCCCTAGTGGCCCTGTGAAGAGGAGCAACATCTCGTCCCTCAACTCACTAGCCTGGGGTTGTAGGGAGTGGATGAAGAGTGAGGAACTGGAGTCCCAAGTCTGGGTCCCTTGATGACAGTGGTGGTCCATAGCTCCCAGCACAGGCCAAACACCACAGGCCCAAAACACAGGCCAGAAAGGAGTGGAGAAGGTAGACATAGAAATTAAACCAGAACTTCTCCCAAGAAACTCCTCTGTTCCTCACCCTTCCCATGATACCATTTCAAGCACGGAGGCCTGAGGGAAGTGAGAGCTAGGATGAGGAACGGGAAGCCTCACGTGAATCCTCCGCCATCTTGTGCCAACTTCAGGACATCTTCCAAGGAAGATCCAGCAAAGACAAAAAATGTCTGTTCGTATGGTGACAGGGCACTGGCGACCTTCAGCGTGACGCTGATGACTTCTGAGATGTGGACAGGGTCCTCAACAGCTGGCACCAACATGACTAtgccaggaagaaaggaagaagcagCTGTCATGAGGACCGGGAGCCTGGATCTGAGTCCTCCCTTCTTCCTACAGACACCTTGCCCGAGTGGCCTACGGCCTTCCCTCGAAATAGCTCAGTCAACAGCATGAACAGCTGCTGGGCTGAAACCCGGGTCTCATCTCAGCCTCCACATCCTTCTGCAGCCCAGGCCTGAGCTCCTTGCTGGGTCTCTGCTTCTTGCCTCTCTCCTATCTGACACACCGCACCTCAGAGGACCCTGTCTGCATCTGTTCAAGTCACGTCCTGGTCACCCCTGACAGACACATCTTCTTTCTCTGCATTTATCTACTACACCTGTTCATTCTCCCAGACCCACTTTCTCCCATGATGCCCCTGTGTTACAGGGCCCCGCGCCTCTGCTTTGGCCTTCTCTGCTCCtttgccctctcctcccatttcctGACAAGTCCTTGGGTACCAACATTAACCAAATGTGTCTCTCCACTCATTGAGTCATTAACTCATCTGTGATGATCTCGCTTTTCAACCTGATGGCATCTAGAATCGACTAAAATGCAAGTCTCTGGGTATTCATGAGATGGGTTTTCTCAATCAGATTCTTCAAAATGGGGACGACCCTCTGTAAATGTGGGCAGCACCTTCCGGTGGCAGATCAGGCAAAAGGACTCGGAAGAAGGAACCTGCTTTTTGCcgcttgccctcactctcactATCTACTTTATCTGACCTCTTACAGCATCCCTTTGCTGATATTAAACCAACTTCCTCACACTTCCAATGTAGATAGAAGGCTAACAGCTCTTCAGAATCCATCAGGCCTCCTGCATCGCCACACTGGGACTGCGGAGACATCCAGCTTTCCAGActgagacagagtgagagagccACTGTTGAACTATCTGTACCATATAGTGTATGCCAATCCAATAAACCATCCTATCAATGCTGCTGCTTTAGAGGACCATGACTAATACACTCCTCCATTCCCTCGCCCAAACATTTCCACGGTGGGTATCACGCAGTGGGTACCGCCCAGAGCACTTGTTTGGTGTCTGTGCCCACACCATGAGTATCAGAAGGCTGTGGCCTCGTTTTAGCTGCTGTGTTCTGTGCATGCTCATGTCGCCTCAGCCAAGCATCACTGACTGGTCACCCATCACTGGGACCCACAGAGAGTAGCTTATCACTTAGGAGACAGAAAGGGCTCTGCTACCCCTGGATGCCTGGCAGTCTGGGAAGATAAGATCCAAGTAGGTCTTGTGGTTCAGGATGGGTAGCAGCTGGGAAATCATCAGAGGATTTTGGAAGGCCCCATCCTGTAGGCTGAGCAGCAGGGATGTCCCTGCCTTGATGCACGCTGTGCCCAGCCCTACCCCGGATGCAGGAGATGTCATGAGCATCTGTGAGGAAGAGAAGGTCAGAGGTTAGCCCCTGGGAAGGAACCAGGCTCTCCAGCTTCTAACCAGCCCTCCCTCCATTGACCCGCTAAGCAGTCATGGCTCCAGAGTCTCTCTCTTACCTGTAGTGCCAGTGGGGTGCTATAGATATTCCCAAAGTAGCCCTCAGGGGCCTGGGACTTCAGGATTTTCTCTCGCACTGTCTCGATAGCCATGGTGATTCGTGGTCTCAGATCAGAGTTGAAATTGAATCGCTCCAAACAGGTGAGGGCCAAGCCGGCCATGGCTTCTGTGTCTAGGGGGATAACATCTAGTATGAACTGGACAGCTTGATAAGATCAGACTAGGTGGGGATTCAGGATCATATACCATACCAATTCAGGTGATTTGCCCAGGACTTCCCTGGTCCTAACACTGGACACAGTAAGCCCCAGAAAAACGCTCAGACCTAGACAAACTTGGTCACTGAGTGGCTTGAGAGTAACAGGTTATATGGACAGACTGAAGAAGAGGGTCCCAGAGGATGGATTCTACAGTCCCTGCTCCTAAGCCAGGATGCACTGAGACCAAAGAGGGAACTTTATTACTGATTAATTAAATCATATTGGTTTTGTAGTGTAGagtattgaatttaggacctcaaGCATAGTAGTTATTTGCCATTGGGCTACATCTCCAGCCTCCTTGGAGAGTTTGGTGCCAACAGCTACGTTATCTACCCTCAGGCATTCTGATTTAATTGATAAAGGTAGCTGTCAGGGCCTGGGAGTTTTTAAGATCTCCTCTTCCCTCTAGGCAACATTAATGTGTCCACTGTGTTTCTCTACAAGACTCTGAGACAAGTCTTTCATTGCCAGAGGTCCTGGTGCCTTTTTCTCTCTAAGCAATCATCTACCAATCAACCCCCTTCCTACTCCATCCTACCCACCCTACATGAGGCCTTATTCATTCACAGAAGCCCAGGCCTAGCAGAGACCTTGAATTGTGATGATTAAAAAATAGGTCTGGTGGCCCAAGGTCACATAGTGAGAAATCAGATCAAAATCCAGGTATCAGAATCCCAGGTTATACGGTACCAAGTGTGTGCTAAGACCTCTGCTTGTAAAGTGCCTTTACTGAGCTGCTGCTGGGAGGTTGTTTTAAAGGAAAAGCCTGgcgggaagaggaggaggatgacctACAGTGAACACGTGATGGAGCTGTGGTCAGGATGCAAGTCCAGTTTCAAAGCTGGCTCACAGTCCCCACCATTTCATTTCGAAGGGATCTGGCAAGGAGATGTTCCAATGAAAGGTGAGCAGAGGGACAGGTCGTACACCCCTTCCCCTGGGGCTGGGGAAAGCTAGGTTTTGTCCACTCACCCACAGAGACGTGGCCCTGGTAGGTAAAGTAGTCATGTTCAACAGCATACAGGAGCTTGCCCACCACGCTGTCATGGAGCCGCTTCTGGTGGACACACAGTGCCAGGATGCTGAGGCCATACTGGTAATAGTTGGTGTTGGGGTGGCCTTCATGATTGTGCCCTGAGATTAGAAAGGCAAGGAGTAGAGAGACAGGTCAGGGTTTCCGCCTCTTCCCAGCAAGAAACTTCATAGCTTTCGGGACCACAGGCTGCTGGCTGAGGTCCCAATATATGCCGGGTTCTATCTCTGCAGGTCAGAATAGAACGGTGCTCATAGGACAGCACCATTGTAACAGAAATGTGGCCTGAGGTCCCTAGAGCCAATAACAGAAGTCTAAATAGCTGGGAAATTGAGACAGGATTCTTCATGGATGTCACTCTGCAGGGCACAGATAAATATCTAGACTTGTTTGAGAAGGTCATTGTGCCTGGAGCACaaagagaagcaagcaagcaatgccTAGAAAGTGTAAGAGACCAGCCAGGCTGGGCTGAGGGTTAGCAATGGAAGAATGGGCGGGGAGGGGGGCGGCGGGGAGGGGGCTGCAGGGAGGGGGGCTGCAGGGAGGGGGGCTGCAGGGAGGGGGGCTGCAAGGTGTAAGCTGAATGAAGAACAGGTTTATACTGAAAATCCCTGCTTCAGCTGTTGGGAATTGGGTCCAAGTCAGGAGGCTGGAAAGTTGACAGAGGCTAAGGAGTAGGCAGAGAGGAGGCCGTACCAGTGTCCCAGAGGTGGAAACCGCTTAGTCTTGCTGGCTGGGCACCCAACAGCTTGTGCATGGGGTAGGGGAAAGCTTGGGTCAAGCCTGGCGACTGAGTCCAGCCCGAGCTTCTAGGTAGACCCAGTGAGGGAGTTAGAAGAGGTCTGGGAAGAAACCCCCGAGTTCTGATTCCCACCAAGAACCTCATCTCACAAGAACAATTATGAGTCCGGAGCCTGCCTCAAAACTACAAACGCCGAAACCATTTAATGAGCCCTCCCGGATGTTCCTGCCCCCTCAGATGTGGTTCTCCTTACCAATGGCCTTCTTCTCATCCTCCAAGAACCACTTGAGCTGTGAGATCAACCTGTCACCCTTTCGGCTCCCGAAGAATTCGCAGTTGGCCCTGAGAGCAAGCAGGTAGAGCGCCAGGCTGCCCCCGGAAAGTTTGGGCTGGCAACTACTGTTATCATCGCTGGAGGTGGACCTAAGACGAGGCAAGACAAGAGAACCTTTGTAAGAAGGTGCTCCCCTGAGAAGCCAGGCTTGGCCCACACTAAGGTCACAAAGTGGAATTAGCAGTCAGCTGTGCTGGTATGAGGTGCATGCCACAGATTCTTCAAAAGAAGAAAGGTGAGGTAAGTCAAGGGTAAAACACAAAGGTGCCTACATCCACATCATACAGTTTGACCCCCGTTTGCCCATGAACTCTCTCCTttattttctctcccttccctgaaTTCTTGAGAAGGAATGGAATGGGGAAGATATTTCAgatatttcatgttttttttctttgtgtgtgtgtgtgtatgtgcatgtatttgttttgtttttgtttttcaagacaggatttatctgtgtagccctagatgtcctggaactcgatctgcaaaccaggctggcctcaaactcaaagagatccacctgcctccacctcccaagagctggcattaaaggtgtataccactatGCCTAGTGATTGATGGCTTTTTCTTATTCTTCGCCTCTCACTCAAACCCCAGAGCAGGCCTCTCTTTAATGGCTACTCTTTGGAGAAGGAACACAGAAATATGCTGCTTCTAGACTGCATGAAAGAACATGGTTGTGAATTAGCAGTGTCTGTCTGTAGTACAAGAGTAAACTACAGAGTTAGATACTGCTtctttgtatcaatatacaatcATATGTTTGGTTATGAATTAGTAATGTCTGTCTTAGGTACCAGTGGGGAGCACAGAAAGAGTTAGGTGCTGCTTCAGGGATCAGGGACACCATTTCAGGACAAAGGGCATGTGTTAGCATCTCTGATCTAGTACCACTTACCCCTGCACTCTGCAGATGGAGAAAGGCTCAGAGAAGACAAAATATGCCTAGAGTTTGTCaaaaagccacaaaatacccCAATTAGAATCCAGCCtgctaggagctggagagatggcttagtggtgaagagcactgactgctcttaaagaggtcctgagttcaaatcccagtaactacatccacatggtggctcacaaccatctgtaatgagatccaataccctctcctggtgtgtctgaagacagctacagagtacttataagaaaggaaggaaggaaggaagaaaggaagaaagacatctttaaaaaaaaaaaagaatccaattTCCTATCTCTTATAACTTGGATCAAGTCACTGGGGAAGACAAGAGACTAGCAATACCGCAGGAGGCACTGCTGGTAATGGATCTTGAGGCTGTGAAGGTAGAGGTCCTCTTTGGTCCCAGCCTGCATGCTGGAAAGTCGCAGGCCAACGAAGACGCTGGGGTTCAACTGCTCTGAGGAAAGCCGATCCATCCAAGGTAAAAGACGTTGACCCAACTTCTCTACCAGCTGGCTGTCTATCCGTGGTATTACTGAGGAAAGAAAATGGTGTGAGAGAGGCCACAGAGCCATGCCACTAGCAAGCAACTATTGTGACCTCCTTACTAGGCAAAACCTTCACCAGGAACAGGGGTTTCTATACCCATTACCACACAGCCCACAGCCCGCCAGGAGAAATGCCCTCTATGGTGAAAGGTGGTAGGTAAAAAGAAAAGCGGGCATCTCCTAAGAGGAATTAGACTGGGCCAAGGAGAGATGATGGGCTGAGATCAAAGGATGCTGTTACCATGCAACCACCCCACCTATCAGGTGTGACTGGAGACCAAGCCCAGCAGTAATGGACCAGGCACCTGTCTCTTTTGACCCTCCAACCAGCCCTGTGGTGTAGAtagatatttttattgttgttttgcatagaaaaggaaatagaagttCAAAGTCAAGCTGTGCCTTATAGGATGCTGGGGAGCCAAGACTGTGTCACACTGACACCCCTCCCCTTGCTATAGTCACTCTCCTGAGTGTATCCTGCTCATTGTTCAAAGCCCCAGCCCTCATGCAATGAGTGTTCCACATTGAAGTTCACATGCTGTAGGCTGCCAACTGGTTCTCCCAGCTGCCCTAGGAAATTCCTCCACATGAACCTTAAAAGACcactttttctgccatccctagTTAATAGGGTCTGACCCTGGGAGATCAGCTACTAGCACCCTGTCAGGACTTGGGATTTACCTGCAATATGTAAGCAACACACTGAGATGCCCTGGAAGCAGAAATCTCAGGGATGCTCACCGATTCCAGTTGATGGCTGACTTCCTTCCTTGGGAAGGGGCCATGCTCAGATTGGAGGCACTGTGGACTCTCTGCCCCATTTACTGACTCTGTCGCCACCCACTCCTGCTGTCCAACGGACCTATATTCCAGCATGCCGAACGGTCTGCCGTAGGGCCCTCTGCCTACTTTCTTGGGCTTCCTAACATGAGATCCAGAATCCCTTGATCATAGCCACATCTCTCTAAATGTTTTACAGACCTCATAGGTATCTATGGATGTAAGGGGCCATTCCCAAGTACGAACTCTAAATGACTGTTGGCTCTATGGGGCTGGCCAGGGCACCTGGCTGGCTTCTCATGAAATGTTCATTCTGACAGTCAGGCACAAGCTgaacatggtggcacaagcctgcaatctcagcacctgAGGGGCTAAGGCCTGGAATGCATCATAGTGAAACCCTGATGGAACCCTGTAGGAACAGGGAAGACTTACTCTTGGGATATCTGTCTATATCTTTCCAGAGTTCTGTCAGTATCTTCGAGGTCCTCTACTGTGGCTCTCTATCTTTCTGACTGTCCCAGGAGGACATTTTACTGTTTATGCAAGGTCTCCTGTAttgtaggctggcctcaaactcaatatgtCCTTGAGGATGACCTTAGAattcctggtcttcctgcctctactccccACATGTTGGGGTTCcgggtgtatgccaccacacctggattgtACAATGCTGGAGACTCAAACCAGGGCTTTGTTCATGGTAGGCAGGCACCTGAGCTCTATCTCAGCAACAGAGCTCTGCTCTTCTGCTCTTCTTTGGAATTAGTGAGGGAGCCCAGAGACCCCACCCCCGGCTCTGACCTCCATCCCGAGTAAGAGATAAGGTAAGGCACAGCCTATAGGAGGCAGATAACCACAATTTACCCTCTCTAGAAGGAAGGAGCCAGGCAGATTCACTCAAACTAGTCAAAGTGGCTTCAGGCAATGCTGCTAGGATGGCTAAtcttccttgtcaacttgactgcatctggaatCAACCAACCCCCAAGCTGCCAGGTACTTCTGTGAGTTTTCTTAATGAGATTACAATTGGAAGTTGAGAGACACACTCTAAATCTGGCCCAAACTTTTGGATGGCAGCCCAGATAAGGTAAAGGAGGAGACGttgcctttgcctgcttgccctcaccctCAGTGGCAAGTTCATCTACCCTGTTGCTGTGGCTGGTATTAAAGTCTCCCTTCTTCGTGGTTCCAACATACATGGAAGACCATCAGCTCCCCAGGACTCCCCCAGGACTCCAGCACCAGACTGAATCTGCAGAGATAACCAGCCCCACAGACTGAATAACTATGGGATTCTCAGCCTTTTTCCATCAAGAGACAGCCATTGCTGGGCTACCATGATCACATCCTGTAAGCCAGTGTTTCAAAACACACACTCCTTGGTTCTGCTGCACTGCTAGAACAGTGGGTCTCAAACTGTGGGCCGAGAGCCCCTTGGCAAACCTctctctccaaaaatatttacattacgattcgtaacagtagcaaagttacagttaggaAGCTGCAACAAAAGTATTttgatggttgggggtcaccacgacatgaggaactgtgttaaagggttgcacCATTAGGAAGGCTGTGAGCCACTGCATTTCAGTACCCTGACTTACACAGccctatctcacacacacacacacacacacacacacacacacacactcgtgcactAAGGCATCCTGTGCACAGGGTTGTCTAGCCCTctcactgactgactgacaggCATTCAGAAGCCTGGAGTCCTCTCTGTGTACTTTAGAGATCAGACCTATTCATTTCATTGCACACAGAGCCTTGGCTGATGACGCAAGTGTGGTGTCCTCACACCACgccaaggaggaaggaaggaggaacagTCTCGGCTCACTTCACAAAAGTCACAGCATTGGGGAAGGGACCCAATGGGAACTTTGGGACCCAAGCCCCCAAAGTTCTCATGATGGTGAAGGGAGGAACTCTCCTGTGGTCAGGCATTGGGGCTAACAGCTCAAGGCTGAGGTGGGAATCCCTGAGGACTGTCCAGACAGCAACCAGGGACCCAAGGATAAGGAGCTTTAACAGGACATGGCCAGAGAGTCTAGGCACCTATGGAAGGTGCTAGCCTCAGGTCCCAAGAACTGGATCCAGTACAGTTCTGTTATCTTGAGCTGGGGCATCATCTCTCTGATCCGTGCTTAAGGTTTGCCCGAGTTCACCTGAGACCAGATAATCAGGGTACccgggaggaaggggagagatgaGACACCCCTGCTTTCTGCCTGATCCCCGGGTATGACTGTGCCTGAACCTATAACCTAAAGGTCACAATCACGTTTTGAGAGGTCCCTAGAATCTATAAGAGGTCTCTGGAGGACTATAGCCCTGGGATGACTATCTGGAGCAGTCAGGGAGAACCTTCAAGTACCTGGAATGTTtgccgccgccccccccccccatccattcCCTCTGGGACTTCTTCCCAAAGCCTTCTAGTCCTTCTAGTCTTTGGACATCCTTTCCCATCCTTCTCTTTGATTCGACGGACCCCCGTGGCTTTCTATTGTTGCCTCAGGGTGACTTGTTTTGCATCACTCACGGTAACCCAATTTGGCACCCCTTTTGCCCCTTTCATAGAGCATAAACCCTAGGAGAGCTGGGACAAGTCTTGTGTACTCCTGACCCTTTCTCCAAACTAAACACCGGGCCTATTAACCTATCTCAGAGAGGCCCCATGTGCACCGAGTAAATGAACAAACTGCTGGATGAACTGGGGAGACCCTGTCGGGGACAGGGGGCACGTGTCCATTCAGCATGCCCAAGCACTAAGGTCCTGTTAAAAACTGCTGTGGGAGACCTGAGGGGCAGGTAAGTTTCTCCATCCCCCACTTCCAGTTTCCAATTTCCCCAATGGACAAGGacagcccccccccacacacacacatatatccccgctcccctgcccttctccccccaccccagggtcCAGACACGGGTTGGTTACTTACCACAGAATTCAGCAAGAGCCCCAAAGACTCCAGAAAGGAGCAGCAGCGCCTTCAGGAGCTCCATGGCAGGcacaggtgggaggtgggagactCCTGGGTCTCACCTTGAGGGCTTGTCTGACTGCAACTGTTGTCTTGCTTAGGAAGAGGCAGCTTCACTGATTAATTGTCCTTCCAACAGCCGGAAGCACGCTGCTAAATcagcagagagaaagggggaaaggtcTGTTATGGGGCAGGAGGCCAaagaacagaggaaggaaggaagggcagagcTGCTTGTCCTCCAGATGAGAACAAAAAGGGACTCCGTGGGGCAACTCAAAGCTAACCTTATCTGTCCCGAACGCTTTAAAGACCCCGGAAGCAGCACAGAAAGCCTGGTGCCTAATCTGTCCCAAGTCTATCTGACAGTGCTCGCCGGGGTCCGCCCTGCCCCGGCTTGCACACCCGCCCcgcgccctcccccccccccgccccccgcacaTCCCAGCcccctgcccacacacacacaccccacccctgcctgcaCACCCGCACCGTTGCTGCTCTGGCTGCAGACATTCAGGACTAGAGTACCTACCGGGTGCACTTCACAGGAGTCCCTGGAAAGTACTTACTTTGACTCTCGGGGTCAGAGCTGGGAAACTGTGGTGATCACGTGACGGAGCTCTCTGGCGTCAGCTGTTCTGCCAAGGAGGCGGGGCAGCTGCTGGACCCGGCCCAGACAAACAAGTCTCAATCAACCAGACACAGCCTGGGTTTCCTTGAGGCGACAGCGAAAGTTGAAGAACAAGTGAATCTAGCAAGTTGCAAAACCTTTGGGAGCAGGGCTGCAGGGCTACTTGCCCTGAACTAGGAACGTCGCTTAAAGACATCTTGGCAGAAAAAAAACATTGCTTATCTGCCCAGCCCCACTGGAGACTCGAAGGATGAATCTAGCAGCGATGGGTGACCTCTCTGAGTTTcaagttattctctctctctctctctctctctctctcgagagagagagagagagagagag
This window encodes:
- the Tcn2 gene encoding transcobalamin-2 isoform X1, with product MELLKALLLLSGVFGALAEFCVIPRIDSQLVEKLGQRLLPWMDRLSSEQLNPSVFVGLRLSSMQAGTKEDLYLHSLKIHYQQCLLRSTSSDDNSSCQPKLSGGSLALYLLALRANCEFFGSRKGDRLISQLKWFLEDEKKAIGHNHEGHPNTNYYQYGLSILALCVHQKRLHDSVVGKLLYAVEHDYFTYQGHVSVDTEAMAGLALTCLERFNFNSDLRPRITMAIETVREKILKSQAPEGYFGNIYSTPLALQMLMTSPASGVGLGTACIKAGTSLLLSLQDGAFQNPLMISQLLPILNHKTYLDLIFPDCQASRVMLVPAVEDPVHISEVISVTLKVASALSPYEQTFFVFAGSSLEDVLKLAQDGGGFTYGTQASLSGPYLTSVLGKDAGDREYWQLLRAPDTPLLQGIADYKPQDGETIELRLVRW